One genomic window of Euleptes europaea isolate rEulEur1 chromosome 10, rEulEur1.hap1, whole genome shotgun sequence includes the following:
- the RCBTB1 gene encoding RCC1 and BTB domain-containing protein 1, which translates to MKCSRAMVDVGKWPIFTLLSPQEIATIRKACVFGTSANEAIYITHNDEVFVFGLNCSNCLGTGDNQSTIAPKKIEVLCGKKIRSLSYGSGPHVILSTEDGEVYAWGHNGYSQLGNGTTNQGVAPIQVCTNLLIKRIIEVACGSHHSMVLSSDGDVFAWGYNNCGQVGSGSTANQPTPRKVSNCLQTKVVVSIACGQTSSMAVVDNGEVYGWGYNGNGQLGLGNNGNQLTPCRVAALQGMCVMQIACGYAHTLTLTDEGLLYAWGANTYGQLGTGNKSNQLSPVQIMMEKERIVEIAACHSAHTSAAKTQSGQVYMWGQCRGQSVVLPHATHFSCTDDVFACFSTPAVMWRLLSLEHEDYLTVAESLKREFDSPETSDLKFRVDGKFIYVHKAVLKIRCEHFRTMFQSYWNEDMKEVIEIDQFSYPVYRAFLEYLYTDSVDLSPEDAIGLLDLATSYCENRLKKLCQHLIKRGITVENAFSLLSAAVRYDAEDLEEFCFKFCVNHLTEVTQTTAFWQMDGSLLKEFIAKASKCGAFKN; encoded by the exons GTATTTGTGTTTGGACTTAACTGTAGCAATTGTCTGGGGACCGGAGATAACCAAAGCACCATTGCCCCAAAGAAAATTGAAGTTCTGTGTGGAAAGAAGATTCGCAGCCTCAGTTACGGGAGCGGACCACACGTAATACTTAGTACAGAAG ATGGTGAAGTTTATGCCTGGGGGCACAATGGCTACAGCCAGCTTGGGAATGGCACCACCAACCAGGGCGTCGCCCCTATCCAAGTCTGTACCAACTTGCTGATTAAGAGAATAATTGAAGTCGCTTGCGGTTCCCATCACTCTATGGTCCTGTCGTCTGATGGAGAT GTATTCGCCTGGGGCTACAATAACTGTGGCCAAGTTGGATCGGGCTCTACCGCCAACCAGCCAACTCCACGCAAAGTCTCCAACTGCCTGCAGACTAAAGTGGTGGTCAGCATTGCTTGTGGTCAAACCTCTTCCATGGCGGTAGTAGACAACGGTGAG GTATACGGCTGGGGTTATAACGGCAACGGCCAGCTAGGTCTGGGAAACAATGGCAATCAGTTAACTCCGTGCCGAGTGGCAGCGCTTCAAGGGATGTGCGTGATGCAG ATTGCCTGCGGCTACGCACACACGCTGACCCTCACGGACGAGGGCTTGCTTTACGCCTGGGGTGCGAACACTTACGGGCAGCTGGGGACCGGCAACAAGAGCAACCAGCTGAGCCCGGTCCAGATCATGATGGAGAAGGAGAG GATCGTAGAGATCGCAGCCTGCCACTCGGCCCACACGTCCGCTGCCAAGACGCAAAGCGGCCAGGTGTACATGTGGGGACAGTGCCGGGGGCAGTCGGTGGTTCTCCCGCATGCCACCCATTTCTCGTGCACAGATGACGTCTTCGCCTGCTTTTCCACTCCGGCTGTGATGTGGCGCCTTCTCTCATTag AGCACGAGGACTACTTAACGGTGGCGGAGTCTCTGAAGAGGGAGTTCGATAGTCCGGAAACCTCGGATCTGAAGTTCAGAGTAGACGGGAAATTCATCTACGTGCATAAAGCCGTTCTGAAAATCAG ATGTGAGCACTTCCGTACCATGTTCCAATCATACTGGAATGAAGACATGAAGGAGGTGATAGAAATAGACCAGTTTTCCTACCCGGTGTACCGTGCCTTTCTTGAGTACCTATATACAGACAGCGTTGATCTGTCACCTGAAGATGCTATAG GGCTTCTGGATTTGGCTACCTCCTACTGCGAGAACAGGCTGAAGAAACTGTGCCAGCATCTCATCAAAAGAGGGATCACGGTGGAGAATGCCTTCTCACTGCTCTCCGCAGCTGTCCGCTACGACGCAGAG GACTTAGAAGAATTCTGCTTTAAGTTTTGTGTCAATCACTTGACAGAAGTTACCCAGACTACAGCCTTTTGGCAGATGGATGGGTCTCTGCTAAAGGAATTCATTGCTAAAGCCAGTAAATGCGGAGCCTTTAAGAACTGA